The DNA region TGAGCGGGGGAGGAATGAGCCCCCGCCGCCAGGCGGGATCAGGCCGTCCCCACGGGGGTGAGGCCCATGTACCGAGTCAAGGGTTAAGGAGCGAATATGGCACGTCGCCGCAGAGCAGAAGTGCGCCCCATCCAGCCGGACCTGGTGTACCAGGACGTGCTGGTCAGCGCGATGATCAACCGCATCATGCGGGATGGCAAGAAGAACCTCGCCAGCCGCATCTTCTACGGGGCCTGCCGCCTCGTGCAGGAGCGCACCGGTCAGGAGCCCCTCAAGGTCTTCAAGCAGGCCTACGACAACGTCAAGCCCCGGGTCGAGGTCCGCAGCCGCCGCGTCGGTGGCTCGACCTACCAGGTGCCCGTCGAGGTGAGCGTCCGCCGTCAGCAGAGCCTGACGCTGCGCTGGATGCTGTCCGCGACCGAGGGCCGTGCCGAACGCACCGCCATCGAGCGGCTGGCGGGCGAGATCATGGACGCCGCGCAGGGCCGGGGCGGGTCTATCAAGAAGAAAGACGACGTGGAGCGCATGGCGGAAGCTAACCGCGCCTACGCGCACTACCGCTGGTAAACGAGCGGGCAGGGCGGCGAGTTCGAGCCGTCAGCCTTCAGCGGTCAGCCGTCAGCCAACTCAGCTCCTGCTGACGGCTGATGGCTGAAAGCTGAAAGCCAACCCCAACCAGCCCAAGGGAGTCACTCATGACCACCAAAGCCCAGAGCTACCTCACCCACTTCCGCAACATCGGGATTGCCGCGCACATCGACGCGGGCAAGACCACGACCACCGAGCGCATCCTGTACTACACCGGGCGCACCCACAACATCGGCGAGGTCCACGACGGCGCGGCGACGATGGACTGGATGGAGCAGGAGCGCGAGCGCGGCATCACCATCACCGCCGCCGCTACGACCGCCAAGTGGAAGCGTTCCGGCACCGACCAGGAATACACCGTCAACATCATCGACACGCCCGGCCACGTGGACTTCACCATCGAGGTGGAGCGGTCCATGCGTGTGCTCGACGGCGCGGTCGCGGTGTTCGACTCCTCGCAGGGCGTGGAGCCCCAGTCCGAGACGGTGTGGCGTCAGGCCGACCGTTACGGGGTGCCCCGCATCGCCTTCGCCAACAAGATGGACAAGACGGGCGCCTCGTTCGAACTCGTGCTGGGTGACATCCGCGAGCGCCTGGGCGCGATTCCCGCCCCCGTGCAGTACCCGATGGGGCAGGAGAGCGAGTTCAAGGGCATCATCGACGTGGTGCGCCAGCGGGCGTACACGTACACCAATGACCTGGGCACCGAGATCCAGGAGCATG from Deinococcus aetherius includes:
- the rpsG gene encoding 30S ribosomal protein S7, coding for MARRRRAEVRPIQPDLVYQDVLVSAMINRIMRDGKKNLASRIFYGACRLVQERTGQEPLKVFKQAYDNVKPRVEVRSRRVGGSTYQVPVEVSVRRQQSLTLRWMLSATEGRAERTAIERLAGEIMDAAQGRGGSIKKKDDVERMAEANRAYAHYRW